A portion of the Burkholderiales bacterium genome contains these proteins:
- a CDS encoding glycine zipper 2TM domain-containing protein codes for MLILRSCTLLSLAALALGAPLAAAAATCADCGVVTSLRYVEEKGQASGVGAVAGGVVGGVVGHQFGSGRGNTAMTIAGAGAGAYAGHQIEKNKNKKVYWAVTVKMDDGTVRKLTYSQRPPANEGERVKLLDGGKRMALVAP; via the coding sequence ATGTTGATCCTTCGATCCTGCACGCTGCTGTCGCTCGCCGCGCTGGCCCTTGGAGCGCCGCTCGCCGCCGCGGCAGCGACCTGCGCGGACTGCGGCGTCGTCACCTCGCTCCGCTACGTCGAGGAGAAGGGCCAGGCGAGCGGCGTCGGCGCCGTCGCGGGCGGCGTCGTCGGCGGCGTCGTCGGCCACCAGTTCGGCAGCGGGCGCGGCAACACCGCGATGACGATCGCGGGCGCCGGCGCCGGCGCCTACGCCGGCCACCAGATCGAGAAGAACAAGAACAAGAAGGTCTACTGGGCGGTGACCGTGAAGATGGACGACGGGACCGTCCGCAAGCTCACCTACAGCCAGCGCCCGCCCGCCAACGAGGGCGAACGCGTCAAGCTGCTCGACGGCGGGAAGCGGATGGCGCTCGTCGCGCCGTAG
- a CDS encoding MBL fold metallo-hydrolase, which yields MNAPAPSLLQYPYDAPPAPGAAQEIAPELLWVRMPLPFALDHINLWLARGESGGWIAVDAGYGNDATRALWEQHFVSTMGGHPIERIVATHHHPDHLGNAAWLAERFGAKVAMTIGEFLTAHATLDQRAAHTIGDTCALFAAHGLDREHVAAIVARGNAYSRGVPRAPANIERIVGGDTLRLGARDWTVIPGYGHSPEHAALHAREAGLLISGDMLLPRISTNVSVWSSDPDGDPLGRFLKSISAYEGLPTDTLVLPSHGMPFRGIAARVAELRAHHAARLAELEEALADARRPMSAGEIVPVLFRRPLDLQQRFFATGEAIAHLNHLWHRKRITRVVGDGGAVRFSA from the coding sequence GTGAACGCCCCCGCCCCGAGCCTGCTGCAGTACCCGTACGACGCCCCGCCCGCGCCCGGCGCGGCGCAGGAGATCGCGCCGGAGCTCCTCTGGGTCCGGATGCCGCTGCCGTTCGCGCTCGACCACATCAACCTGTGGCTCGCGCGCGGCGAGAGCGGAGGCTGGATCGCGGTCGACGCGGGCTACGGCAACGACGCCACGCGCGCGCTGTGGGAGCAGCACTTCGTCTCGACGATGGGCGGGCATCCGATCGAGCGCATCGTCGCGACGCACCACCACCCCGACCACCTGGGGAACGCCGCGTGGCTCGCGGAGCGCTTCGGCGCGAAGGTCGCGATGACGATCGGCGAGTTCCTGACCGCGCACGCGACGCTCGACCAGCGCGCGGCGCACACGATCGGCGACACCTGCGCGCTGTTCGCCGCGCACGGCCTCGACCGCGAGCACGTCGCGGCGATCGTCGCACGCGGCAACGCCTATTCGCGCGGCGTGCCGCGCGCCCCGGCGAACATCGAGCGCATCGTCGGCGGCGACACGCTTCGCCTCGGCGCGCGCGACTGGACCGTGATCCCGGGCTACGGCCACTCGCCCGAGCATGCCGCGCTGCACGCGCGCGAGGCCGGGCTCCTGATCTCGGGCGACATGCTGCTGCCTCGCATCTCGACCAACGTCAGCGTGTGGTCGTCCGACCCCGACGGCGACCCGCTGGGCCGGTTCCTGAAGTCGATCTCCGCCTACGAGGGTCTTCCCACCGACACGCTCGTGCTGCCGTCGCACGGCATGCCGTTTCGCGGCATCGCGGCGCGCGTCGCCGAGTTGCGCGCGCATCACGCGGCGCGACTCGCGGAGCTGGAGGAGGCGCTCGCCGACGCGCGCCGGCCGATGTCCGCCGGCGAGATCGTGCCGGTGCTGTTCCGCCGGCCGCTCGACCTGCAGCAGCGCTTCTTCGCGACCGGCGAGGCGATCGCGCACCTCAATCACCTGTGGCACCGCAAGCGCATCACCCGCGTCGTCGGCGACGGCGGCGCGGTACGCTTCTCCGCCTGA
- the phaC gene encoding class I poly(R)-hydroxyalkanoic acid synthase encodes MTTKTASTASSPTEARPPFDPVVLAESMASAAEKSAKLLGEFAAKQAARGASPFADELGLGKAYMELASAMLANPQRLVESQISLWQQYTALWQSSVLRAFGAQVAPVAEPSKGDKRFRHEGWQDHLLFDYVKQSYLIAARWLHENVASVEGLDEHTKKKVDFFTRQYIDALAPSNFALTNPEVFSETVATGGQNLVKGLNNLLDDIERGNGQLRISMTDAKAFELGVNIATTPGKVVFRNALIELIQYEPATAKVSERPLLVIPPWINKFYILDLREKNSFLRWAVAQGHTTFVISWVNPDAKLAGKDFEDYLTEGTLAAIGAIEKATGAKDVNAVGYCLGGTLLAATLGYLAAKKEPRIASATFMTSLVDFTHAGELEVFIDEGQVASLERKMSERGYLEGAEMANTFNMLRANDLIWSFVINNYLMGRDPFPFDLLHWNCDSTRMPAKMHSFYLRNLYMKNALREPGGVTLDGVAIDLSKSKVPTYFVSAIEDHIAPWKATYEGPSVLSGPSRFVLSGSGHIAGMINPPAANKYGYWTNAKLPASADEWFAGAKQHEGSWWTDWQDWISTRTGREVAPRVPGKGKLKALADAPGTYVRIRADGK; translated from the coding sequence ATGACGACCAAGACCGCCTCCACCGCCTCCTCCCCGACCGAGGCGCGCCCCCCGTTCGACCCGGTCGTCCTCGCCGAGTCGATGGCGTCCGCCGCCGAGAAGAGCGCGAAGCTCCTGGGCGAATTCGCCGCGAAGCAGGCCGCGCGCGGCGCGAGCCCGTTCGCCGACGAGCTCGGCCTCGGGAAGGCGTACATGGAACTCGCCTCCGCGATGCTCGCCAATCCGCAGCGGCTCGTCGAATCGCAGATCTCGCTGTGGCAGCAGTACACGGCGCTGTGGCAGTCCTCGGTCCTGCGCGCGTTCGGCGCGCAGGTCGCCCCGGTCGCCGAGCCGTCGAAGGGCGACAAGCGCTTCCGCCACGAGGGCTGGCAGGACCACCTGCTGTTCGACTACGTGAAGCAGAGCTACCTGATCGCGGCGCGCTGGCTGCACGAGAACGTCGCGAGCGTCGAGGGCCTGGACGAGCACACGAAGAAGAAGGTGGACTTCTTCACCCGCCAGTACATCGACGCGCTCGCGCCGTCGAACTTCGCGCTCACCAATCCCGAGGTGTTCAGCGAGACCGTCGCCACCGGCGGCCAGAACCTGGTCAAGGGCCTGAACAACCTGCTCGACGACATCGAGCGCGGCAACGGGCAGCTCCGCATCTCGATGACCGACGCGAAGGCGTTCGAGCTCGGCGTCAACATCGCGACCACGCCCGGCAAGGTGGTGTTCCGCAACGCGCTGATCGAGCTCATCCAGTACGAGCCCGCGACGGCGAAGGTGTCCGAGCGCCCGCTCCTCGTGATCCCGCCGTGGATCAACAAGTTCTACATCCTCGACCTGCGCGAGAAGAACTCGTTCCTGCGCTGGGCGGTCGCGCAGGGGCACACGACCTTCGTGATCTCGTGGGTCAACCCGGACGCGAAGCTCGCCGGCAAGGATTTCGAGGACTACCTGACCGAAGGCACGCTCGCCGCGATCGGCGCGATCGAGAAGGCGACCGGCGCGAAGGACGTGAACGCGGTCGGCTACTGCCTCGGCGGGACGCTCCTCGCCGCGACGCTCGGCTACCTGGCGGCGAAGAAGGAGCCGAGGATCGCGAGCGCGACGTTCATGACCTCGCTCGTCGACTTCACCCACGCCGGCGAACTCGAGGTGTTCATCGACGAGGGCCAGGTGGCCTCGCTCGAGCGCAAGATGAGCGAGCGCGGCTACCTCGAAGGCGCCGAGATGGCGAACACCTTCAACATGCTGCGCGCGAACGACCTGATCTGGTCGTTCGTCATCAACAACTACCTGATGGGGCGCGACCCGTTCCCGTTCGACCTGCTGCACTGGAACTGCGACTCGACGCGCATGCCGGCGAAGATGCACAGCTTCTACCTGCGCAACCTCTACATGAAGAACGCGCTGCGCGAGCCGGGCGGCGTCACGCTCGACGGCGTCGCCATCGACCTTTCCAAGTCGAAGGTCCCGACCTACTTCGTCTCGGCGATCGAGGACCACATCGCGCCGTGGAAGGCGACCTACGAGGGCCCGTCGGTCCTGTCGGGACCGTCGCGCTTCGTGCTGTCCGGCTCGGGACACATCGCGGGCATGATCAACCCGCCGGCCGCGAACAAGTACGGGTACTGGACCAACGCGAAGCTCCCGGCGTCGGCGGACGAGTGGTTCGCCGGCGCGAAGCAGCACGAGGGCTCGTGGTGGACCGACTGGCAGGACTGGATCTCGACGCGCACCGGGCGCGAGGTCGCGCCGCGCGTTCCGGGCAAGGGCAAGCTCAAGGCGCTCGCCGACGCGCCGGGCACCTACGTCCGGATCCGCGCCGACGGGAAGTGA
- a CDS encoding FecR domain-containing protein has protein sequence MTMRTAGMPNCTDLRGSLRKAARATAAVLLAVFAAVAYAQDDLPSRVGRLADLGGEVYHAPEDRASDWEAIGVNYPITSGDNLWVAEGSRAEIDVGTGQIRLGPQTNLHVARLDDRVVSLFLAQGQLSLRLRFLDPGEAAHIDTPNTQVVLTRTGLYRVEVSGDRNRTVVVVREGEATLPTSAGMQQVLPGQTAVAQGLDATRVDVANGIVSDGFDAWVAERDRRYARSRSSPYVSRQMVGAADLDAYGAWETDTTYGSVWYPTQVAAGWAPYRDGRWTWVAPWGWTWVDAAPWGYAPFHYGRWVVVGGRWGWCPGAFVARPIWAPAMVGWVGGSGWSVSVSWGAPVMGWVPLAWGEPFRPWWNGCSSRCWSGYNRPYAAHYDERVRRAPPQSYINASRPGGITAIPVANFASERSVSRHLVPVTAAQVRSAPDLAYAPPAERPAPGRPALKPRLSDAPPAASTFAPGSGMARGSPSRSAGESVKPSIGAPSRGTSAAPTTPSASYSAPDRGGAPSVYTTPVQRETAKPYAPATAPSRQNVPSTGYPQPDVSPPARQASPAAPTYSPSATGPARSSSPQRPSMPVASPSNPYAPPSRSAPQPKPAVVSPPAASPQAVPRGGATMAPVPPPQMHGQAPAHAPAAKPSSNGSERKPQERGGHDGSAPSRGNASEKPGGMQR, from the coding sequence ATGACCATGAGGACAGCCGGGATGCCGAATTGCACCGACTTGCGTGGATCGCTGCGGAAGGCCGCGCGCGCCACGGCCGCTGTCCTGCTGGCGGTCTTCGCGGCGGTCGCATACGCCCAGGACGACCTGCCTTCGCGCGTGGGCCGCCTCGCCGACCTGGGCGGCGAGGTCTACCACGCGCCGGAGGATCGCGCGTCCGACTGGGAGGCGATCGGCGTCAACTATCCGATCACCTCCGGCGACAACCTGTGGGTCGCGGAAGGCTCGCGCGCGGAGATCGACGTCGGCACCGGCCAGATCCGCCTCGGCCCGCAGACCAACCTGCACGTCGCGCGCCTCGACGATCGCGTCGTGTCGCTGTTCCTCGCGCAGGGCCAGCTCTCGCTGCGCCTGCGCTTCCTCGATCCGGGCGAGGCCGCGCACATCGACACGCCGAACACGCAGGTTGTGCTGACGCGCACCGGACTCTACCGGGTCGAGGTGTCGGGCGACCGCAACCGCACGGTCGTCGTCGTCCGCGAAGGCGAGGCGACGCTGCCGACGTCCGCCGGCATGCAGCAGGTGCTGCCCGGGCAGACCGCCGTGGCGCAAGGACTCGACGCGACGCGCGTCGATGTCGCGAACGGCATCGTATCCGACGGCTTCGACGCCTGGGTCGCCGAGCGCGACCGGCGCTACGCGCGGAGCCGCTCGTCTCCGTACGTGTCGCGCCAGATGGTCGGCGCGGCCGACCTCGACGCGTACGGCGCGTGGGAGACCGACACGACCTACGGTTCGGTCTGGTATCCGACGCAGGTCGCCGCGGGCTGGGCGCCGTACCGCGACGGCCGCTGGACCTGGGTCGCGCCCTGGGGCTGGACCTGGGTCGATGCCGCGCCGTGGGGCTACGCGCCGTTCCACTACGGACGCTGGGTCGTGGTCGGCGGCCGCTGGGGATGGTGTCCCGGCGCGTTCGTCGCCCGTCCGATCTGGGCGCCCGCGATGGTCGGCTGGGTCGGCGGTTCGGGCTGGAGCGTGTCGGTGTCGTGGGGCGCGCCGGTCATGGGCTGGGTGCCGCTCGCCTGGGGCGAGCCGTTCCGCCCGTGGTGGAACGGCTGCTCGTCGCGCTGTTGGAGCGGCTACAACCGCCCCTATGCCGCGCACTACGACGAACGCGTGCGCCGCGCGCCGCCCCAGAGCTACATCAACGCGTCGCGTCCCGGCGGCATCACGGCGATTCCGGTCGCGAATTTCGCGAGCGAGCGGTCGGTGTCGCGCCATCTCGTTCCGGTGACCGCCGCGCAGGTCCGCAGCGCACCGGACCTCGCCTACGCACCGCCGGCGGAGCGCCCGGCGCCCGGGCGGCCGGCGTTGAAGCCGCGACTGTCCGATGCGCCGCCTGCCGCGTCGACCTTCGCGCCGGGCAGCGGCATGGCGCGCGGATCGCCGTCGCGCAGCGCCGGCGAGAGCGTGAAGCCGTCGATCGGCGCGCCGTCGCGCGGAACGTCTGCGGCACCGACGACGCCGTCGGCGTCGTACTCGGCGCCCGACCGCGGCGGTGCGCCGTCGGTCTACACCACGCCGGTCCAGCGCGAGACGGCGAAGCCCTACGCACCGGCGACCGCGCCGTCGCGCCAGAACGTGCCCTCGACCGGATACCCGCAGCCGGACGTCTCGCCGCCGGCGCGCCAGGCTTCGCCGGCGGCGCCGACGTACTCGCCTTCCGCGACCGGTCCGGCACGCTCGTCATCGCCGCAGCGACCGTCGATGCCGGTCGCCTCGCCCTCGAACCCGTACGCGCCGCCGTCGCGCAGCGCGCCCCAGCCGAAGCCCGCGGTCGTGTCGCCGCCGGCGGCGAGCCCACAGGCGGTGCCGCGCGGGGGGGCGACGATGGCGCCCGTGCCGCCCCCGCAGATGCACGGGCAGGCTCCGGCGCACGCTCCGGCGGCGAAGCCGTCGTCGAACGGCAGCGAGCGCAAGCCGCAGGAACGCGGCGGCCACGACGGCAGCGCACCGTCGCGCGGCAACGCATCCGAGAAGCCGGGCGGCATGCAGCGGTGA
- a CDS encoding MerR family DNA-binding transcriptional regulator, whose product MTASRRPPNAPAAAPREASYSISELAAEFALTTRAIRFYEDEGLLAPRRQRQARIYGERERTRIKLILRGKRLGLSLIEIREILDLHDAREGDRRQLLRFLEALDHRRAQLEVQRADIEALLSEIGSIERDCRRRLREATAERAAPASPRPARGPSAARAGSREPDGHRG is encoded by the coding sequence ATGACCGCCTCCCGCCGCCCGCCGAACGCGCCCGCCGCCGCGCCGCGGGAGGCGAGCTATTCGATCTCGGAACTCGCCGCCGAGTTCGCGCTGACCACGCGCGCGATCCGCTTCTACGAGGACGAGGGCCTGCTCGCGCCGCGGCGGCAGCGTCAAGCGCGCATCTACGGCGAGCGCGAGCGCACCCGCATCAAGCTGATCCTGCGCGGCAAGCGGCTCGGCCTCTCGCTCATCGAGATCCGCGAGATCCTCGACCTGCACGACGCGCGGGAGGGCGACCGGCGCCAGCTGCTGCGCTTCCTCGAGGCGCTCGACCATCGCCGCGCCCAGCTCGAGGTGCAGCGCGCGGACATCGAGGCGCTCCTCTCCGAGATCGGCTCGATCGAGCGCGACTGCCGCCGCCGCCTCCGGGAGGCGACGGCGGAACGCGCCGCGCCCGCATCGCCGCGTCCGGCCCGCGGACCGTCCGCCGCCCGGGCGGGGTCGCGCGAGCCGGACGGGCATCGAGGTTGA
- a CDS encoding PaaI family thioesterase, whose amino-acid sequence MPQVRFEFGTPDAAERVRMSFARQGAMATIGATLDAVEPGYCAISLVPHDAISQQHGYVHAGIVSTIVDSAGGYAGFSLFPANASVLTVEFKVNLLAPAEGDRIVAEGFVVKPGRTLCITRGEVHAESGGRRRLCALMQQTLMLMHGKDDGDARPPHPTKGRP is encoded by the coding sequence ATGCCGCAGGTCCGCTTCGAGTTCGGCACGCCCGACGCCGCGGAGCGCGTGCGCATGAGCTTCGCGCGGCAGGGCGCGATGGCGACGATCGGCGCCACGCTCGATGCGGTCGAGCCCGGCTACTGCGCCATCTCGCTCGTGCCGCACGACGCGATCTCGCAGCAGCACGGCTACGTGCACGCGGGCATCGTGTCGACGATCGTCGACAGCGCGGGCGGCTACGCCGGCTTCTCGCTCTTTCCGGCGAACGCCTCGGTGCTGACGGTCGAGTTCAAGGTCAACCTGCTCGCTCCGGCGGAGGGCGACCGGATCGTCGCCGAGGGTTTCGTCGTCAAGCCGGGACGCACGCTGTGCATCACGCGCGGCGAGGTCCACGCCGAATCCGGCGGCCGGCGCAGGCTCTGCGCGCTGATGCAGCAGACGCTGATGCTGATGCACGGCAAGGACGACGGGGACGCCCGTCCGCCGCACCCCACGAAAGGCCGTCCATGA
- a CDS encoding isovaleryl-CoA dehydrogenase → MTAALPSIDFHHGETVDMLRETVRQFAADEIAPRAAAIDRDNQFPHDLWRKMGDLGLLGVTVEEAYGGTAIGYLAHVVAMEEISRASASVGLSYGAHSNLCVNQIRRNGSEAQKRRYLPKLVAGEHVGALAMSEPGSGSDVVSMRTRATRHDGHWVLNGSKMWITNGPDADTLVVYAKSDPEAGARGITAFVVEKGMAGFSTAQKLDKLGMRGSNTCELVFRDCAIPDANVLGEEGRGVNILMSGLDFERAVLAGGPLGIMQACMDVVVPYVHERHQFGQPIGEFQLMQGKLADMYTTMQASRAYVYAVAQALDRGHGGSAARKDAAGAILYAAEKATWMAGEAIQCLGGNGYINEYPAGRLWRDAKLYEIGAGTSEIRRMLIGRELFNETK, encoded by the coding sequence ATGACCGCCGCGCTGCCGTCCATCGACTTCCACCACGGCGAAACCGTCGACATGCTGCGCGAGACGGTGCGCCAGTTCGCCGCCGACGAGATCGCGCCGCGCGCCGCGGCGATCGACCGCGACAACCAGTTCCCGCACGACCTGTGGCGCAAGATGGGCGACCTCGGCCTCCTCGGCGTCACGGTCGAGGAGGCGTACGGCGGCACCGCCATCGGCTATCTCGCGCACGTCGTCGCGATGGAGGAGATCTCGCGCGCGTCCGCGTCGGTCGGGCTCTCCTACGGCGCGCACTCGAACCTCTGCGTCAACCAGATCCGCCGCAACGGCAGCGAGGCGCAGAAGCGCAGGTACCTGCCGAAGCTCGTCGCGGGCGAGCACGTCGGCGCGCTCGCGATGAGCGAGCCGGGTTCGGGCTCGGACGTCGTCTCGATGCGCACCCGCGCCACCCGGCACGACGGCCACTGGGTGCTGAACGGCAGCAAGATGTGGATCACCAACGGGCCCGACGCCGACACGCTCGTCGTCTACGCGAAGTCCGATCCGGAGGCCGGCGCGCGCGGCATCACCGCGTTCGTGGTCGAGAAGGGGATGGCCGGCTTCTCGACCGCGCAGAAGCTCGACAAGCTCGGCATGCGCGGCTCGAACACCTGCGAACTCGTGTTCCGCGACTGCGCGATCCCCGACGCGAACGTGCTGGGGGAGGAGGGGCGCGGCGTCAACATCCTGATGAGCGGGCTCGACTTCGAGCGCGCCGTGCTCGCCGGCGGACCGCTCGGCATCATGCAGGCGTGCATGGACGTCGTGGTGCCCTACGTGCACGAGCGGCATCAGTTCGGCCAGCCGATCGGCGAGTTCCAGTTGATGCAGGGCAAGCTCGCCGACATGTACACGACGATGCAGGCCTCGCGCGCCTACGTCTACGCGGTCGCGCAGGCGCTCGACCGCGGGCACGGCGGCTCCGCAGCGCGCAAGGACGCGGCCGGCGCGATCCTCTACGCGGCGGAGAAGGCGACGTGGATGGCCGGCGAGGCGATCCAGTGCCTCGGCGGCAACGGCTACATCAACGAGTATCCGGCGGGGCGCCTGTGGCGCGACGCGAAGCTCTACGAGATCGGCGCCGGCACCAGCGAGATCCGCCGGATGCTGATCGGCCGGGAACTCTTCAACGAAACGAAGTGA
- a CDS encoding autotransporter domain-containing protein, translating into MRTFRASRIAAAVAIACTFASSAASAQFSNFWVFGDSLSDAGSFKPALPPGTGLYTTNPGPMWTQVLAQRYGLTSTPANQGGNDYAEGGARVALQPGVPPNFPLTANATPVLTQISQYLATGPADSGALHSVWAGGNDLFTQLSMLQAGAITPQQLQANMTLAAGQLVGGVAQLQAAGARNILVFNLPDAGKTPDGIESGNAASISQVVGLYNGAMQAGLNQIGGNVIRVNIFALLNEVIADPARYGFANVTGRACTNDFGGRVYALFCTPDTLVSPDAPNTYLFADGNHPTTAGMNLIAQLAASMIEGPQKMASLGEAPLAVEAANFRTLDGRMQSSLNAKPTSARFQPWVAVDYANPDLRGSFISGDADVTTVSVGGDMMPNPRLLVGGAFGYTENKSDFGGGGFTLKETTGTFYAGYGEGPWYLGLRLGAGDLDYGDINRDIALGTTTRTETGETSGYTYFGSLVGGWWFGTKSGIVHGPYARLTYQRAIVRQFSEASRDSTALTYGQQERESLQSSLGWQLSGNLAGIRPFGRVTWEYDSKADARSVEATPVLLGGTYSVGAYVPDDDYWLFNLGASTDFARGTVFLTGSGTASKDDGNYWAVTLGVRIPIE; encoded by the coding sequence ATGCGCACCTTCCGCGCGTCCCGCATCGCCGCCGCCGTCGCCATCGCTTGCACGTTCGCCTCGAGCGCGGCTTCCGCCCAGTTCTCGAACTTCTGGGTGTTCGGCGACAGCCTGTCGGATGCCGGTTCGTTCAAGCCCGCGCTGCCGCCGGGCACGGGCCTCTACACGACCAATCCGGGACCGATGTGGACGCAGGTGCTGGCGCAGCGCTACGGCCTCACCTCGACGCCGGCCAACCAGGGCGGCAACGACTATGCGGAAGGCGGCGCGCGCGTCGCGTTGCAGCCCGGCGTCCCGCCGAACTTCCCGCTGACCGCGAACGCGACCCCGGTGCTGACCCAGATCTCGCAGTACCTCGCGACCGGTCCGGCGGATTCCGGCGCGCTCCATTCGGTGTGGGCCGGCGGCAACGACCTGTTCACGCAGTTGTCGATGCTGCAGGCGGGCGCGATCACGCCGCAGCAACTGCAGGCGAACATGACGCTGGCCGCGGGCCAGCTCGTCGGTGGCGTCGCCCAGTTGCAGGCCGCGGGCGCGCGGAACATCCTCGTGTTCAACCTGCCCGACGCCGGCAAGACGCCCGACGGCATCGAATCCGGCAACGCCGCGTCGATCTCGCAGGTCGTGGGCCTGTACAACGGCGCGATGCAGGCGGGACTGAACCAGATCGGCGGCAACGTCATCCGCGTCAACATCTTCGCCCTGCTGAACGAGGTGATCGCCGACCCGGCGCGCTACGGCTTCGCCAACGTCACCGGCCGCGCGTGCACGAACGACTTCGGCGGGCGTGTCTACGCGCTCTTCTGCACGCCCGACACGCTCGTGTCGCCCGACGCGCCGAACACCTACCTGTTCGCCGACGGCAACCACCCGACGACCGCGGGCATGAACCTGATCGCGCAACTCGCCGCGAGCATGATCGAGGGACCGCAGAAGATGGCCTCGCTCGGCGAAGCGCCGCTCGCGGTCGAGGCCGCGAACTTCCGGACGCTCGACGGCCGGATGCAGTCGTCGCTCAACGCGAAGCCCACGTCGGCACGCTTCCAGCCCTGGGTCGCGGTCGACTACGCGAATCCGGACCTCCGCGGCTCGTTCATCTCGGGCGACGCGGACGTGACGACGGTGTCGGTCGGCGGCGACATGATGCCGAATCCGCGCCTGCTCGTCGGCGGCGCGTTCGGCTACACCGAGAACAAGTCCGACTTCGGCGGCGGCGGCTTCACGCTCAAGGAGACGACCGGCACGTTCTACGCCGGCTACGGCGAAGGCCCGTGGTACCTCGGGCTGCGCCTGGGCGCCGGCGACCTCGACTACGGCGACATCAACCGCGACATCGCGCTCGGCACCACCACGCGGACCGAGACCGGCGAGACGAGCGGCTACACCTACTTCGGCAGCCTCGTCGGCGGGTGGTGGTTCGGCACGAAGAGCGGCATCGTGCACGGACCGTACGCGCGGCTCACCTACCAGCGCGCGATCGTCCGGCAGTTCTCGGAGGCGAGCCGCGATTCGACCGCGCTCACCTACGGCCAGCAGGAGCGCGAATCGCTGCAGTCCTCGCTCGGATGGCAGCTCTCCGGCAATCTCGCCGGCATCCGTCCGTTCGGCCGCGTGACCTGGGAATACGATTCGAAGGCCGATGCGCGTTCGGTCGAGGCGACGCCGGTCCTGCTGGGCGGCACCTATTCGGTCGGCGCCTACGTGCCGGACGACGACTACTGGCTGTTCAACCTCGGCGCGTCGACCGACTTCGCGCGCGGCACCGTGTTCCTCACCGGCTCGGGGACCGCCAGCAAGGACGACGGCAACTACTGGGCGGTCACGCTGGGCGTGCGTATCCCGATCGAGTGA
- a CDS encoding acetyl-CoA C-acetyltransferase: MLNDPMVIVGAARTPMGGFQGDFASLAASDLGAVAVKAAVERAKLAPGDVGKVIMGCVLPAGQGQAPARQAALKAGLPQSVPCTTVNKMCGSAMEAAILAHDMLAAGSHEAIVAGGMESMTNAPYLMPKARAGYRMGHQQVFDHMFLDGLEDAYDKGRLMGTFAEDCASKFAFTREEQDRFALASLSRALGANNDGTFAWEIAPVVVPGRKGEVTIDKDEQPAKASPDKIPTLKPAFRKDGTVTAANSSSISDGAAALVLMRRSTAEARGIAPLAVIVAHAVHAQAPGEFTTAPVGAIAKVLAKSGWTAKDVDLYEVNEAFAVVTMAAMREHGIPHERMNVHGGACALGHPIGASGARIVVTLIGALRKYGKRRGVASLCIGGGEATAMAIELA; encoded by the coding sequence ATGTTGAACGATCCGATGGTCATCGTGGGGGCGGCGCGCACGCCGATGGGCGGCTTCCAGGGCGATTTCGCGTCGCTCGCGGCGAGCGACCTGGGCGCGGTCGCGGTCAAGGCCGCGGTCGAGCGCGCGAAGCTCGCGCCCGGCGACGTCGGCAAGGTCATCATGGGCTGCGTGCTGCCCGCGGGCCAGGGCCAGGCGCCGGCGCGCCAGGCGGCGCTGAAGGCCGGGCTGCCGCAATCGGTGCCCTGCACGACGGTGAACAAGATGTGCGGCTCGGCGATGGAGGCGGCGATCCTCGCGCACGACATGCTCGCCGCGGGCTCGCACGAGGCGATCGTCGCCGGCGGCATGGAGTCGATGACCAACGCGCCCTACCTGATGCCCAAGGCGCGCGCGGGCTACCGGATGGGGCACCAGCAGGTGTTCGACCACATGTTCCTGGACGGCCTCGAGGACGCCTACGACAAGGGGCGCCTGATGGGGACCTTCGCCGAGGACTGCGCGTCGAAGTTCGCCTTCACGCGCGAGGAACAGGACCGCTTCGCGCTGGCCTCGCTCTCCCGCGCGCTCGGCGCGAACAACGACGGGACCTTCGCCTGGGAGATCGCGCCGGTCGTGGTTCCGGGCCGCAAGGGCGAGGTCACCATCGACAAGGACGAGCAGCCGGCGAAGGCCTCGCCCGACAAGATCCCGACGCTGAAGCCCGCGTTCCGCAAGGACGGCACGGTGACCGCGGCGAACTCGTCGTCGATCTCCGACGGCGCCGCGGCGCTCGTGCTGATGCGCCGCTCGACCGCCGAGGCGCGCGGGATCGCTCCGCTCGCGGTGATCGTCGCGCACGCGGTGCACGCCCAGGCGCCCGGCGAGTTCACCACGGCACCGGTCGGCGCGATCGCGAAGGTGCTCGCGAAGTCCGGCTGGACCGCGAAGGACGTCGACCTCTACGAGGTCAACGAGGCGTTCGCGGTGGTCACGATGGCCGCGATGCGCGAGCACGGCATCCCGCACGAGCGCATGAACGTGCACGGCGGCGCCTGCGCGCTCGGCCACCCGATCGGCGCTTCGGGCGCGAGGATCGTCGTGACGCTGATCGGCGCGCTGCGCAAATACGGCAAGCGCCGCGGCGTCGCGTCGCTGTGCATCGGCGGCGGCGAGGCGACCGCGATGGCGATCGAACTCGCCTGA